The region CAAAAACCAGCCAAGCGTAAAATTCAGGTTTTATTTTAAAAGTGACCCAAGAGCAAATGGCTCCAACAATATTTTTATTGATGAGATCAACATTAGTGATGAATCCATTACAGGTGTAACCAATAATAAAGATGAACCCGCCATTCAAATTTACCCCAACCCATCGAATTCCCTCGTTATCATTGATATAAAAAGTGATGACTTAGGTGAATCTGAAATAGAAATTGGAAATCTTACGAACTTTTCCACAGAAATAATAAAACCAGTCTACACTTACGAAGGGAAAACCAGATTTATCCTGAATACAATGGGACATATGCAACCTGGGATTTATTTCTTACGAATCAAGAAAGAAGGTTACACAGAAATTATAAGAAAAATAGTGTTGCTAGAAAAATAAATTTAAAATCAATAAAAAATAAACAGTGAAATTAAGTGTAAATAAAACTGTTCACTTTATTCTAGTGCCTTAGAAGGTGCTTTCCCAAAAAATTGTTTAAAAGCCTTGCTGAAGGAGTGGATATCACTGTATCCAACTTCAGTTGCCAAATTTGCTAATGGGATGGATTGCTTCTTCAGCAGTTCGTTGGCTTTCTGCATTCTTTTTTGCTTTATGTATTGATATGGGCTTTGGCCATAGGTATTTTTGAATAATCGAAAGAAATGGTATTGGGATAAATTTGATTCAACAGCTATTTTAGAAACATCAATATCCATAGCAAAATACAGGTCAATAAAAGATTTGCCTTTAGCCAATTTCTTCAACAAATCTCTCTTTGTGGTAGATTTAACACAACGGATGGATTGCAATTGTTTCACCACGGGTATATAATCCGCTATGACACCTTCAGAGAGTTTATAGAAAAATTCCTTACTAAATTCATAATCCCCATATGGGTTTTTTAGAAGGATGGCATCCAGGTGATTTAATTGTTTGCCCAAATGGGTTTGACTCGATTGAAGGTGATGTTCTAAAAAGTCAGGAGAATTAAAAAAATTGTCCAAAGCTAAGTCCGCAATATTGGTATCCGGCGCTTTGTAAATGGCGACAACTTCTGACAGAAGGTCACGCGCAATGTCAATACAAATACCTTTCACATGTGCCTTACTGTCGATGCTTACCTTTCCTTCACAATGATTGTTGCACAATAAATATTCCCCCTGGTGCAACAAATAATCTCTTTCCTTGAGTCTATACAATTCATCCCCTTGCATGACATATTTGATGGAAAAATTTTTGAATGGTAGTTTTGATTCAAAATTTTTACAAGAAGAATACATAACAATATTGCCATCATGTTCACGGCCCTTACTCTTCACTCCATTGTCATCAACAGTCACATACATGAGATAAATAATTTGACCTAAAAATATGGATAAGTAAGCAGGTGGATCATTTTTTTCGACCAATTCCTTCTCACAACCGACAAAATAATAACTCTAATTTTTCTCCGGATTTTCATTTTAACGCAAGAGGAATGGATTAATTCTTAACCCTATTTTGCTCACTTTCCGACCCTGTGCCTTTGTGTTGAGGTTTAACAGTGCTAGATTTGCCAAATCGATAGGAAAAGGACAGCGAAACAGATCTGGTATCCAATCTGCTGTTCCAGTCAGCAGCTGTATTTCTTAAATTATTTATAATACCATCTGCTCTTCTGGTGTACAAAATATCACTTACCCCTAACTTCAGATTACCTTTGTCTTGTAATATTTTCTTCTGCAAGGAAAAATTCAGTGTTCCGAAACTTTTGATGAGGAGTTGGGCATATACAAAGTCACTTTGATAATCACCCCGAATTTCAGCATTCCAACCTTTGACGAATTGAAAACTGTTGTTTAGTGAAGCTACATAGTAATTCCCTTCAGCGTTGAGTTTTTGCGAATACAAATCACTCTTGTAAATCTGATGTCCTAGCTCGAGATATAAATTCATCCGATACCATTTGCAGATGGATTTTGAGGCATCCAATGACAATGAAACAGCATCATTGGTGGATATATTTCCCGGACGACTGTAATAGATGCTGTCTTTAATTTCAAGCGTTTCGTTGATCCCATCTGTAGTAATTGAATAGTTGAGGGAAGTATTGATGAAATTATTAAAAGAATAAGAAAGTGAAAAATTGGCGGAATAAGTAGGCAATAAATTAGGATTTCCACTGTAGAAAGTAAATTTGTCCAATGGGCTAATGAAGGGATTCAAATCCTGAAAAAAAGGTCTGTCAATCCTGCGTCCAAATGAAAGCCCCCAAATATGTCGGCCTGATGCATCCGCTTGCCAGGAAGCATAAAAAGTAGGGAATAGATTCGTATATGTTCTTGTAAAACTAGTATCTTCCTTCTCCACATTGCCTAATTGATTTCCTTTCAAATGGGTTGTTTCAGCCCTCAATCCAAACTGCATTTCTATGCGATTGAAATTTCTCGAGTAATTAAGATAAGCCGCATGTATCCATTCCATATAGAGGAATCTGTTGCTCAAATCATAATCAGGCACGGTCAAATTAGCGATGGTATTTGTGTATATGGCTTCGTTGTCTGTTTCTGTGAAGGCTGATTTTACACCCATTTCAAATTTAGATACTTTATTTAAGGGTTTAGTAAAATCTATTTTAAATGCATAGATATTAATATCTGAAGGAATCCTACCATTAATTTGATCCTGATAACCAAGAATGCCATTTGCATTGTAAAGGTAATTTTTGAAAAGCTGTTCGCTGACAGAGTGGTAGGTCACATAATCTGCATCCATCGTTAAAGTAGTGCCAAAAGTATCCAGCTGTTTGTTAAAATAGAGGTTGAAGGTGGCATTTTCAAAATTACTTTCAGTAGTATTATCTGCAACGACCCGATTAATTAGAGCGGATTGATCATCCCGCACATAGGCCACATTATTTGTATGATCACCGGTAGGATTGAGGAGTCCTCTTGCTGAAACACCCACTGTTGTATTATTTGTTACATAGTAATCGAATCCAATTTTAGCATTCGCAGACTGCCCATCTTTGACAATAAATGAATTTTGTGCAAAGGAAGATGTGGGTATGTTCAAATCATTTCTGTAAAATCTGTTGATGTTCAGATCCTGAAAGCTATTTCTGATTCCACCATTGATATTTGCATACACACTGATTTTATGTTGGTTTAGATTCAGATTCAGACTGTTATTGCTTCTGGTGTATTGACCTTGCTGTACACTTAAAACTGTGTTCCCGTGAAAACCCAAAACTTTGGTTCTTTTGGTAATGATATTGATTACTCCTGAGTTTCCTGCGGCTTCATATTTTGCAGAAGGGTTGGTCATTATTTCAATTTGTTTGATTGTGCTTGCCGGTAGAGATTTTAAATAATTTGCAAGCTCCTGACCTGAGAGATAGCTTGGTTTGTTATCTATAAAAACAGCTACTCCAGACCTTCCCTTTAATCTGATGCTTTCATTTTGATCCAGGGTAACGCCTGGTGCGAGTTCAAGTATTTCAAGTACATTCAAGGATGCTGCAGCCAGTATGGCATCTGTGTTGACTACCATCCGGTCAATTTTACGTTCTACAAAAGGTATTTTTGCAGTAACGGTCACTTGCTCCAATAAATGAAGATCCGACATCAATACAATGTCATCGATATTTATTTGTTGTTGTTGTCCAGCAATTATTAAATTTCGACTTAAAGGTTCATAACCCCTCAAGAATACCTGCAAAATATACCTTCCTTCCGGGACTTTACTCAATTCAAAACTTCCATCCAGGTCAGTGTAATCAGAAGTGAAAATCGAGTCTGCTTGTTCTTCAGAAAGTGATACAGTTGCCAGGTCGATGGGTTTGTAATCTGCATCTATAATTTTTCCCTGGATGCTATAATTGCTTTGGGCAGTAAGCGTCCAGAAACTCGAAAACAAAATAATACTAAAAATTCCAAATTTTGACATCATGGTTAACATTTAAAATCAGCATCAAGTAAAGCTTCCATCAAAAAATAATTCATCTTATATCCCCCAATCAAAAGCTGAAAAATAAATCGGCTTTCAGTTTATTGGACAAGCCTAAGGTTTGAATAATAAAGATTTTTCCGGAAGGCTCGAAGACAATTCAAATCCTCCTGACCGGGAGGAGAATTTAAATGCATTCGCCTTTTCAAATTCCATAAAACTAGATTAAAGTAATTTCAAACATGCAAAAGTACGCCCTTCTCAAAAATCATGTTTATCCAAAACTGCTAAAATCTCTCAAGATCACTCAATAAATCAAATTTCTGCACAACAAACTTTCATTATTTTATTAGAAATATTAAGAATCCAAAATAATGCAACAGCCTCTGAATTGTATTGACTTACATTATAGAATAGTATTTTGGGTGCAAATTCATGAATTAAGGTAATTGATAAATGATATTGCAGTTAATATAAAAACAGATTGAAGGTGTCAGATCTTTTAGATAGTTACCAACGAGGATCTATTCAGAATTATATCCAGTGATTAAATAACCTATTACTTGTTTTGCATTTTTTCAAGCGTCTTCAGAACTTCTTCTCTGTTCTTTGCAGACTTTATAAAATCCGGTAGCTTTTCCACCATCGTCATTTTAAATCTATCGGTAGTTCGCTCTCTTAAGGTTGCCCTGACGTAGTTTTCGATTTCCAGTAAATGTTTCTGGTTATAAGCCCAAATAAGTTCACCCTTTACGCTACCCGAATACCACAGCGGCAAACCAAAAGCAGGGTCTATGGTTCCGGAAGGATGGTATTTTAATTGATAGGACTCCCAGTTTTCACTGATGCGATTGAGCGTTGTACAATTTCCGCAAGTAACGTTTACATACTTGGGAATACTTTTTCGCTCAGTAATGTCCATAACCAACCATTCCAGACATTGACGACATTTTGCCTTGCTTGAAATTTTGTAGCGCATGCGGTCTTTGCCTGCTTCGGAAAAATGACAAGCAGTACATTTCAATACCCCATTTTTAAAATCAAAGGGTTGCGGAACGGATACTATCGCCTTGCCTTGACATTTGGGGCAATGCACCGCAAACTCATTCATCAAATCATAGAGTCTTATCGGCTCTGATTCATATCTTTCCATAAATTCTTTTCACAAAATTGAACAACATCTTTTATGAATAAATTAATATTGATAAAACCTGATTAGAATAAAAATAAATTTCAGATTTTTTAAAAATCAGTTTCAAATAATTAATTGCCAAAATTAATGAACTTTACAATTTTATCCTCATTAACTAAAATTGGAATATAATTTTAGTTGCCACATTTGAATTTGAACTGAGTTTGTGTCCAAAATTTACTAAGCCATACACTATT is a window of Candidatus Vicinibacter affinis DNA encoding:
- a CDS encoding helix-turn-helix transcriptional regulator, with product MYVTVDDNGVKSKGREHDGNIVMYSSCKNFESKLPFKNFSIKYVMQGDELYRLKERDYLLHQGEYLLCNNHCEGKVSIDSKAHVKGICIDIARDLLSEVVAIYKAPDTNIADLALDNFFNSPDFLEHHLQSSQTHLGKQLNHLDAILLKNPYGDYEFSKEFFYKLSEGVIADYIPVVKQLQSIRCVKSTTKRDLLKKLAKGKSFIDLYFAMDIDVSKIAVESNLSQYHFFRLFKNTYGQSPYQYIKQKRMQKANELLKKQSIPLANLATEVGYSDIHSFSKAFKQFFGKAPSKALE
- a CDS encoding outer membrane beta-barrel protein, with product MMSKFGIFSIILFSSFWTLTAQSNYSIQGKIIDADYKPIDLATVSLSEEQADSIFTSDYTDLDGSFELSKVPEGRYILQVFLRGYEPLSRNLIIAGQQQQINIDDIVLMSDLHLLEQVTVTAKIPFVERKIDRMVVNTDAILAAASLNVLEILELAPGVTLDQNESIRLKGRSGVAVFIDNKPSYLSGQELANYLKSLPASTIKQIEIMTNPSAKYEAAGNSGVINIITKRTKVLGFHGNTVLSVQQGQYTRSNNSLNLNLNQHKISVYANINGGIRNSFQDLNINRFYRNDLNIPTSSFAQNSFIVKDGQSANAKIGFDYYVTNNTTVGVSARGLLNPTGDHTNNVAYVRDDQSALINRVVADNTTESNFENATFNLYFNKQLDTFGTTLTMDADYVTYHSVSEQLFKNYLYNANGILGYQDQINGRIPSDINIYAFKIDFTKPLNKVSKFEMGVKSAFTETDNEAIYTNTIANLTVPDYDLSNRFLYMEWIHAAYLNYSRNFNRIEMQFGLRAETTHLKGNQLGNVEKEDTSFTRTYTNLFPTFYASWQADASGRHIWGLSFGRRIDRPFFQDLNPFISPLDKFTFYSGNPNLLPTYSANFSLSYSFNNFINTSLNYSITTDGINETLEIKDSIYYSRPGNISTNDAVSLSLDASKSICKWYRMNLYLELGHQIYKSDLYSQKLNAEGNYYVASLNNSFQFVKGWNAEIRGDYQSDFVYAQLLIKSFGTLNFSLQKKILQDKGNLKLGVSDILYTRRADGIINNLRNTAADWNSRLDTRSVSLSFSYRFGKSSTVKPQHKGTGSESEQNRVKN